One stretch of Actinomycetes bacterium DNA includes these proteins:
- a CDS encoding lysylphosphatidylglycerol synthase domain-containing protein has product MPHTADGAIDARPDSDADGIQSARRARWARLGRWALPIGLAIALTVSVWSMERVPDASWKPALIGLLPWVIGKYVLCPLRWHSLSVAKRTRRWHLRAYAESELIGLASPAHVGADLWRMHRLQSVGLSRPCAVAEVGLDRLVGAIGLTVFVVASGAALPPQLLVAAGGLALVLLVAGLVVHRLRRGVLASRPLPRPRVLAKGIVISMGYQLTIMGLLIGTVAAMGEQVDPLPLLGVFGASQVAGILPGVHGASPRDGALVVGLASLGVTWQAALGAVALTAVLAWAPAVLIGGAFLGLRRLRPVAAGAA; this is encoded by the coding sequence GTGCCCCACACCGCCGACGGCGCCATCGACGCCCGCCCCGACTCCGACGCCGACGGCATCCAGAGCGCCCGGCGCGCCCGCTGGGCCCGCCTCGGCCGCTGGGCGCTCCCGATCGGTCTCGCGATCGCGCTGACCGTGTCGGTCTGGAGCATGGAGCGGGTGCCCGACGCGTCCTGGAAGCCCGCGCTGATCGGCCTGTTGCCGTGGGTGATCGGCAAGTACGTCCTCTGCCCGCTCCGCTGGCACTCCCTGTCGGTGGCCAAGAGGACCCGGCGGTGGCACCTGCGGGCCTACGCCGAGAGCGAGCTGATCGGGCTGGCCTCGCCGGCCCACGTCGGCGCCGACCTGTGGCGCATGCACCGCCTGCAGAGCGTCGGCCTGTCCCGCCCGTGCGCGGTCGCCGAGGTCGGCCTGGACCGGCTGGTCGGCGCGATCGGGCTCACCGTCTTCGTCGTCGCCTCCGGCGCCGCCCTCCCGCCCCAGCTGCTGGTCGCGGCCGGCGGCCTCGCCCTCGTCCTGCTCGTCGCCGGCCTGGTCGTGCACCGGCTGCGGCGCGGCGTGCTCGCCTCGCGCCCGCTGCCCCGGCCCAGGGTGCTCGCGAAGGGCATCGTCATCTCCATGGGCTACCAGCTCACGATCATGGGTCTGCTGATCGGCACGGTCGCGGCCATGGGGGAGCAGGTCGACCCGCTGCCGCTGCTCGGGGTCTTCGGTGCCAGCCAGGTCGCCGGCATCCTGCCCGGCGTCCATGGTGCGAGCCCGCGCGACGGCGCCCTCGTCGTCGGGCTGGCCTCGCTCGGCGTCACCTGGCAGGCCGCGCTCGGCGCTGTGGCCCTGACCGCGGTGCTCGCCTGGGCGCCGGCGGTGCTCATCGGCGGCGCGTTCCTCGGCCTGCGCCGGCTGCGGCCGGTCGCCGCCGGCGCCGCCTGA